One part of the Podarcis muralis chromosome 3, rPodMur119.hap1.1, whole genome shotgun sequence genome encodes these proteins:
- the TNFRSF21 gene encoding tumor necrosis factor receptor superfamily member 21 has translation MGAPGAALVASLVAGFMFLGTTDAQSKLTSEQNAISLSSGTYSHLDRATNTKLTCDKCPAGTYVSKHCTTTSLRQCSPCASGTFTKHENGIERCHPCRKLCEPPMVEKTPCTALTDRECICPPGKFRDGDACKSYSVCRVGWGLKKKGTETEDVKCKPCPRGSFSDVPSSMLRCKTFTDCSRANMVVIKPGTKERDNTCGLSPAFLTGAGLLSRPEEGGEHYKVPSTFLSKGVNASVSNFSATPTPNVSVDMVEPTNSYNGTSKNETVVVNVTDMGYVTPLNHQQTYYHKHAPPILKVQPALEMSGSVRSSIPYNPPKRGSPRQAAHRHFDINEHLPWMIVLLLLLVLVVIVVCSVRKSSRTLKKGPRQDPSAIVEKSVLRKSSTLSQNREKWIYYCNGHGIDILKLVAAQVGSQWKEIYQFLCNASEREVAAFTSSYSADHERAYAALQHWTIRGSEASLAQLISALRQHRRTDVVEKIRGLMEDTTQLEVDKSSLPANPAPLSPSPAPKPDAAIIPVDQSPLEKNKCFFVDESEPLLRCDSTSSGCSALSRTGSFITKEKKDTVLRQVRLDPCDLQPIFDDMLHILNPEELHAIEEIPQAEDKLDRLFEIAGVKSQEASQTLLDSVYSHLPDLL, from the exons GGATTTATGTTCCTTGGTACCACTGATGCTCAGTCAAAGCTGACATCTGAACAGAATGCCATAAGCCTCTCTTCTGGCACATACAGCCACTTGGATCGTGCCACTAACACAAAGCTGACTTGTGACAAATGTCCCGCAGGAACCTATGTGTCTAAGCACTGCACAACCACCAGCTTAAGACAGTGCAGCCCATGCGCCAGTGGAACATTCACAAAGCATGAAAATGGGATAGAGAGATGCCATCCATGTAGAAAGCTGTGTGAGCCACCAATGGTTGAGAAAACCCCTTGCACTGCTTTGACGGACCGTGAGTGCATCTGTCCACCTGGTAAATTTCGAGACGGTGATGCTTGCAAATCTTACTCCGTGTGCCGCGTTGGGTGGGGCctaaaaaagaaaggaactgaAACAGAAGATGTCAAGTGTAAACCTTGCCCTCGTGGCAGCTTCTCTGATGTGCCTTCCAGCATGCTGAGATGCAAAACATTCACTGACTGCTCACGAGCAAACATGGTTGTGATCAAACCAGGGACAAAAGAGAGAGACAACACTTGTGGACTTTCACCAGCTTTTCTGACTGGAGCTGGGCTTTTGTCACGACCGGAAGAGGGTGGAGAACATTACAAAGTTCCTTCTACTTTTCTTTCCAAAG GTGTGAACGCTTCGGTGTCCAATTTTTCTGCCACCCCTACCCCAAATGTGTCCGTTGACATGGTGGAGCCAACCAACAGCTACAATGGGACTTCAAAGAATGAGACTGTAGTTGTCAACGTGACTGATATGGGATATGTTACGCCTTTGAATCACCAGCAAACCTATTACCATAAGCACGCCCCTCCCATCCTGAAAGTACAGCCAGCGCTGGAAATGAGTGGCAGTGTGAGATCCAGCATTCCCTACAACCCCCCCAAGAGAGGCTCTCCAAGGCAGGCTGCCCACAGGCATTTCGATATCAACGAGCACCTGCCCTGGAtgattgtgctgctgctgctgcttgtgctgGTGGTGATTGTTGTGTGCAGTGTCCGTAAAAGTTCTCGAACGCTAAAGAAAGGACCAAGGCAGGATCCCAGTGCCATTGTCGAAAAGTCCGTTTTGAGAAAATCTTCCACTCTGTCTCAGAACAGGGAGAAATGGATCTACTACTGCAATGGCCATG GCATTGACATTCTGAAGCTGGTGGCAGCCCAAGTTGGGAGCCAGTGGAAGGAGATCTACCAGTTCCTGTGCAATGCAAGCGAGCGGGAGGTGGCTGCTTTCACCAGCAGCTATTCTGCAGACCACGAGAGGGCCTATGCAGCTTTACAGCACTGGACCATCAGGGGCTCTGAAGCCAGCCTTGCCCAGCTGATCAGTGCTCTCCGTCAGCACCGGCGCACGGATGTGGTGGAGAAGATCAGGGGCTTAATGGAAGACACGACACAG CTTGAAGTTGACAAATCATCTCTTCCTGCAAATCCTGCTCCTCTAAGTCCTAGCCCAGCTCCAAAGCCAGATGCAGCCATTATCCCTGTGGATCAATCTCCCTTGGAGAAGAACAAGTGCTTTTTTGTGGATGAGTCAGAACCGCTTCTGCGTTGTGATTCAACCTCCAGTGGCTGCTCTGCTCTGAGCCGAACAGGCTCCTTTATTACCAAAG AAAAGAAGGATACTGTGCTGCGACAGGTGCGCTTGGACCCCTGTGACCTGCAGCCCATCTTTGACGACATGCTTCACATACTGAACCCAGAAGAGCTGCATGCCATTGAAGAGATCCCACAGGCAGAAGATAAGCTGGACAGGCTTTTCGAAATTGCTGGTGTCAAGAGCCAGGAAGCAAGCCAGACTCTCCTGGATTCGGTCTATAGCCACCTGCCTGATTTGCTCTAG